One segment of Terriglobales bacterium DNA contains the following:
- a CDS encoding metalloregulator ArsR/SmtB family transcription factor produces MESVFEIIAEPNRRAILGLLVSSQQSVGEIERQLRMPQPTVSKHLRVLREAGFVESTVDAQRRLYRLKPEPLQEVEAWLAPFRRFWSARVDALERHLDRMDQSTLTKRKTTRRR; encoded by the coding sequence GTGGAATCTGTATTCGAAATCATTGCGGAGCCGAATCGCCGCGCGATATTGGGCCTCCTGGTCTCGTCACAACAGTCGGTGGGAGAGATCGAGCGTCAGCTTCGTATGCCGCAGCCGACCGTGTCAAAGCACCTGCGAGTGCTGCGCGAGGCCGGTTTCGTAGAATCCACGGTGGACGCACAGCGCCGTCTCTACCGGCTGAAACCTGAACCTCTTCAGGAGGTGGAAGCCTGGCTGGCTCCGTTCCGCCGGTTCTGGTCCGCTCGCGTAGATGCTCTCGAACGCCACCTCGATCGCATGGATCAATCGACACTAACGAAAAGAAAGACAACGAGAAGAAGATGA